One segment of Paenibacillus rhizovicinus DNA contains the following:
- a CDS encoding S-layer homology domain-containing protein, protein MKNKTVLLTALALALAFPASLPSMAFAAEAPLSVQASGTTIDNVPNAHAGGKVTISGTTNAAEVLIKVLNPDQTVLFFDIVPSSGGKFQDTFTLPATAAVGRYQVVAGQGSDIASSSFKVVSSVGSTTPTDPSTPTDPTDPSTPGDNTGTNPADPSTVQVKFTLADIPAPVGGIVTLDASTTSAPKLEALLPVAGIRSLGNNGLRLLLPGGSLTLPKEVIAGLAALAGSDNEATVSLQLTTLTSSEEKAALTQAGASGAGLTPQGGAFELALSVVMKDGTTKKLSTFDKPVLLQFRLAANTDDRLAGIYYLSDGGAITYIGGDLKDRTLTAAVSHFSSYGVFTYMKTYTDVPSTYWAANVIQELTAKHIVQGISNDKFGPAANVTRAEFTTMLVRALGLKPAAASPFSDVPAGSWYAEAAEAAFENGIVTGTDASKFEPNKPITREELAAMIIRVYAKQDGSANAAGSETDLAAFKDAAAISSWAKAEVASAVHVGLMQGSGSLFSPRGNATRAEAAQVLVNLLFGA, encoded by the coding sequence TTGAAGAACAAAACGGTCCTTCTTACGGCACTGGCACTCGCGCTCGCGTTTCCCGCTTCGCTGCCGTCCATGGCGTTTGCCGCCGAAGCCCCTCTATCCGTTCAGGCTTCAGGCACGACGATCGACAACGTACCTAATGCGCATGCCGGGGGAAAAGTCACGATCAGCGGCACGACCAATGCCGCGGAAGTCCTTATTAAAGTATTGAATCCGGATCAAACGGTCCTCTTCTTCGATATCGTTCCGTCGAGCGGCGGCAAGTTCCAAGACACGTTCACGCTGCCCGCAACAGCGGCAGTTGGTCGGTATCAAGTCGTGGCTGGACAAGGCTCGGATATTGCGTCCTCATCGTTCAAAGTCGTATCAAGCGTGGGAAGCACGACGCCGACTGATCCTTCGACACCGACGGATCCAACGGATCCTTCGACGCCTGGGGACAATACCGGAACGAATCCGGCAGACCCTTCGACGGTCCAAGTCAAGTTCACGCTGGCCGATATCCCCGCCCCCGTCGGCGGAATTGTCACCTTGGACGCCAGCACAACCTCCGCTCCCAAACTGGAAGCGCTGCTTCCGGTCGCAGGTATCCGGTCGCTTGGCAACAACGGGCTCCGTCTCCTGCTGCCGGGCGGATCGCTGACGCTGCCGAAAGAAGTGATTGCCGGTCTCGCCGCCTTGGCCGGCAGCGATAACGAAGCCACTGTCTCCCTGCAGCTCACGACGTTGACATCGAGCGAAGAGAAAGCCGCCCTTACGCAAGCAGGGGCATCCGGAGCCGGATTAACGCCGCAAGGCGGAGCTTTCGAATTGGCGCTATCCGTCGTCATGAAAGACGGCACGACGAAGAAGCTCAGCACGTTCGACAAGCCGGTACTGCTGCAATTCCGGCTGGCCGCCAATACGGATGATCGGCTTGCCGGCATCTATTACCTCTCCGACGGCGGGGCAATCACTTATATCGGCGGCGACCTGAAAGACCGGACCCTTACCGCCGCTGTCAGCCATTTCAGTTCCTACGGCGTGTTCACGTACATGAAGACGTATACGGACGTGCCTTCGACTTATTGGGCGGCGAATGTCATTCAAGAACTGACGGCGAAGCATATCGTTCAAGGCATCTCGAATGACAAGTTCGGTCCGGCGGCGAACGTAACCCGCGCCGAATTCACGACGATGCTCGTTCGGGCCCTCGGCTTGAAGCCGGCAGCCGCCTCGCCGTTTAGCGATGTCCCTGCAGGAAGCTGGTATGCCGAAGCCGCCGAAGCCGCTTTCGAGAACGGCATCGTTACGGGAACGGACGCAAGCAAGTTCGAGCCGAACAAACCGATCACGCGCGAAGAATTGGCGGCTATGATCATTCGCGTCTATGCCAAACAAGACGGCTCGGCGAATGCGGCAGGCAGCGAAACCGATCTCGCCGCCTTCAAGGACGCAGCCGCAATCAGCAGCTGGGCCAAAGCGGAAGTGGCAAGCGCCGTGCATGTCGGCCTCATGCAAGGCAGCGGCTCCCTCTTCTCGCCTCGCGGCAACGCGACACGCGCGGAAGCCGCCCAAGTGCTCGTTAATCTCCTGTTCGGCGCATGA
- the dnaI gene encoding primosomal protein DnaI, translated as MESLGDLLKAMPGGRDMRQHADKLMAELLADPLVGKLRTKYPELDDATIRLNLNRIYQCTKEFRNCSNCTGLDQCPNDFEGHYTELSCETTGGLVQLNDRKVSCKKLIARQSEDRIRSRIRSFYIDDRALSQGYSADEIVSKDVERMKAVGQVISYINRTKEDGLRPEGLYLTGSFGTGKTFLMCYMLHELAKAGFTGAIVYMPDFVEDMKTLMLEQGKVKETVDLMKETDLLIFDDIGAENLNPWVRDHVLGAILNYRMNRKPTFYTSNYGLDDIEQHFSFTNKDGDDQHKGQRLMDRIRHYVQQVHVTGHNKRGR; from the coding sequence ATGGAGTCGCTGGGTGACCTGCTGAAGGCGATGCCGGGCGGCAGGGACATGAGGCAGCACGCGGACAAATTAATGGCCGAGCTGCTCGCTGACCCGCTTGTCGGGAAGCTTCGCACGAAATATCCCGAGCTGGACGACGCGACGATCCGGCTGAATTTAAACCGCATTTATCAATGCACCAAAGAATTTCGCAATTGTTCGAATTGCACGGGACTCGATCAATGTCCCAATGATTTCGAAGGCCATTATACCGAATTATCCTGCGAAACGACCGGCGGGCTCGTACAGTTGAACGACCGCAAGGTTTCCTGCAAGAAGCTGATCGCGAGGCAGAGCGAGGACCGGATTCGGAGCCGGATTCGCAGCTTCTATATCGATGACCGGGCGCTGTCCCAAGGGTATTCCGCCGACGAGATCGTTTCGAAAGACGTGGAGCGGATGAAGGCGGTCGGACAAGTAATCAGCTACATCAACCGGACCAAGGAAGACGGGCTGCGTCCGGAAGGGCTGTATTTGACCGGTTCCTTCGGGACGGGCAAGACGTTCCTGATGTGCTATATGCTGCATGAACTGGCGAAGGCCGGGTTTACGGGCGCGATCGTCTATATGCCCGATTTCGTCGAGGACATGAAGACGCTCATGCTGGAGCAAGGGAAAGTGAAGGAAACGGTCGACCTGATGAAGGAAACCGACCTGCTCATCTTCGATGATATCGGGGCCGAGAATCTAAACCCTTGGGTACGGGATCATGTGCTTGGCGCGATTTTGAATTACCGGATGAACCGCAAACCGACGTTCTATACGTCGAATTACGGCTTGGACGACATCGAGCAGCACTTCAGCTTTACGAACAAGGACGGCGACGACCAGCACAAAGGACAGCGGCTGATGGACCGTATCCGGCATTACGTGCAGCAGGTCCACGTGACGGGGCACAACAAGCGGGGCCGTTAG
- a CDS encoding replication initiation and membrane attachment family protein codes for MRIGSMHQFTEHHRYYTFRDFSLSAVDRKMIGLIYQSMIGAFAAGLYHLLYQQVADDRVGYSELEPQRKLLLGLGLEMHERGRQELVNQASRLEAVGLLQVTRLGVPDNDDVVYEYEVVKPLSPDEFFNSPHLTLLLRDKVGKHSVIALRESFYAKEADELAGAELTRENITVPFYELFRLNTQGFDAELEQALTEVAPARQAAAKPQSTETAGIQYGEIIMRFPRNSRNRQFVERLRGNEEAMGQLNYVAYKYSLTVVDVCRLLDEDNAFSSNGELLLDELQLRGNQMFRQDRKRNDERERLYGRMEAFKADQAKSEGGSDDMPDEVGVLAEFYMEVPVQLAGRCDIHQYNMLMRNEPHTRFIARFFKGAVPDDFIRQFDKFDLNYRMQGAVINVLIHYVFGLLDSKRLNKGIIDSIANNMLVQGIESFEQAVGYVREQMQVEQEKDRRREGGGAAAAPRRNGGSAAASKGRRKPLIPIMQEAPSGTPLTDEEMEEIRRMARKLDGK; via the coding sequence ATGCGGATCGGCAGCATGCACCAATTTACGGAACATCACCGCTACTACACCTTTCGCGATTTTTCGCTAAGCGCCGTGGACCGCAAAATGATCGGGCTGATCTATCAATCGATGATCGGCGCATTTGCGGCGGGGCTCTATCATTTGCTCTATCAGCAGGTGGCGGACGATCGCGTCGGCTATTCGGAGCTGGAGCCGCAGCGGAAGCTTCTGCTCGGACTCGGCCTGGAGATGCATGAACGCGGACGGCAGGAGCTGGTGAATCAAGCATCGCGCCTGGAGGCCGTCGGGCTGCTCCAAGTGACGCGGTTAGGCGTACCTGACAATGACGATGTCGTCTATGAATATGAAGTCGTGAAACCTTTGTCGCCGGATGAATTTTTCAACAGCCCTCATTTGACGCTGCTGCTCCGGGATAAGGTTGGCAAGCATTCCGTGATCGCGCTGCGGGAATCCTTCTATGCAAAGGAGGCCGACGAGCTGGCAGGCGCCGAGCTCACGCGCGAGAACATTACGGTTCCGTTCTACGAGCTGTTCCGCTTGAACACGCAAGGATTTGACGCGGAGCTGGAACAGGCATTGACGGAAGTAGCGCCTGCCCGGCAGGCCGCAGCCAAGCCGCAATCGACGGAAACCGCAGGCATTCAGTACGGGGAAATCATTATGCGTTTCCCGCGCAACTCGCGTAACCGTCAATTCGTCGAACGGCTTCGCGGCAACGAAGAGGCGATGGGGCAGTTGAATTACGTGGCGTACAAATACAGTTTGACTGTCGTGGACGTCTGCCGCCTGCTGGATGAAGACAATGCGTTCTCGTCGAATGGCGAGCTGCTGCTGGACGAACTGCAGCTGCGGGGTAATCAGATGTTCAGGCAGGACCGCAAACGCAATGACGAGCGCGAGCGGTTATACGGCCGGATGGAAGCCTTCAAAGCCGACCAGGCCAAGAGCGAGGGCGGCAGCGACGATATGCCCGATGAAGTGGGCGTTCTGGCTGAATTTTATATGGAAGTGCCGGTGCAGCTTGCCGGACGCTGCGACATTCATCAATACAATATGCTGATGCGGAACGAGCCGCATACCCGGTTTATCGCGCGATTCTTCAAAGGCGCCGTACCGGACGATTTCATTCGGCAGTTCGATAAATTCGATCTGAATTACCGCATGCAAGGCGCCGTTATCAACGTCCTCATTCATTATGTTTTCGGCTTGCTTGATTCGAAACGGTTGAATAAAGGCATCATAGACTCGATTGCCAACAATATGCTCGTTCAAGGCATCGAATCCTTCGAACAGGCTGTCGGCTATGTCAGGGAACAGATGCAAGTGGAGCAGGAGAAAGACCGCCGCCGGGAAGGCGGGGGCGCCGCGGCAGCGCCTAGAAGGAATGGCGGAAGCGCCGCGGCCTCGAAGGGCAGACGCAAGCCGCTTATTCCGATCATGCAGGAAGCGCCGAGCGGAACGCCGCTCACGGACGAAGAGATGGAAGAAATCCGGCGCATGGCGCGGAAGCTGGATGGAAAATAA
- a CDS encoding alpha/beta fold hydrolase yields MQEPAGNGREGTVVCLHPPCLTSRLFAGIEEQLGGNHQVIRWDIRGHGRSDGGSARMTLAMIAEDMRALLDGLGVKRAYVCAYGAGSFPALTALLLHPQRFIGGMLLSGSAAYTDILSRSKLQAAYISSILAPKAPIAFKAAWSEARTRSEFEELHEETKLGDPAKWRDYAAACLEDGLERRIRQIKQPMLLLYGTKDAIGGNYAVRLHRLLPNSELYGINGATSKLAMNEPVTTSFVMSRWMAKQEHPELADTHDEREALLQELAEHGVKAGNDSGRIQAQPLRNSLVH; encoded by the coding sequence GTGCAGGAACCGGCCGGAAACGGCCGTGAAGGAACCGTCGTCTGCTTGCATCCGCCCTGCTTGACGAGCCGGCTGTTCGCGGGCATCGAGGAACAGCTCGGCGGCAATCATCAGGTAATCCGCTGGGATATTCGCGGTCATGGTCGCAGCGACGGCGGGAGCGCCAGAATGACGCTCGCGATGATCGCCGAGGACATGCGCGCTTTGCTGGATGGACTGGGCGTGAAGCGGGCTTATGTCTGTGCGTACGGCGCAGGCTCCTTCCCGGCGCTGACGGCGCTGCTGCTGCATCCGCAGCGGTTCATCGGCGGCATGCTGCTGTCGGGAAGCGCGGCCTATACCGATATTCTAAGCCGCTCCAAGCTGCAGGCGGCTTATATTTCCAGCATCCTCGCTCCCAAGGCGCCGATTGCCTTCAAAGCGGCCTGGAGCGAGGCGCGCACGCGTTCGGAGTTCGAGGAGCTGCATGAGGAAACCAAGCTGGGGGACCCGGCTAAATGGCGGGACTATGCGGCCGCATGCTTGGAAGACGGGCTGGAGCGGCGCATCCGCCAGATCAAGCAGCCGATGCTGCTGCTTTACGGCACGAAGGACGCCATCGGCGGCAATTACGCCGTAAGGCTGCACCGGTTGCTGCCGAACAGCGAGCTTTACGGCATCAACGGGGCGACGAGCAAGCTGGCCATGAACGAGCCGGTTACGACATCTTTCGTCATGTCCCGATGGATGGCGAAGCAAGAGCATCCGGAGCTTGCCGACACGCACGATGAGCGGGAGGCGCTGCTTCAAGAGCTCGCGGAGCATGGCGTCAAGGCAGGAAATGACAGCGGTCGGATCCAAGCCCAACCGCTTCGAAATTCGCTCGTGCACTAA
- a CDS encoding YuiB family protein, producing the protein MNSDVNILQLIIATVLFFVMMFGIGFILNMLLKTTFFPIYLFIIVLVPVFIWQTWDDTKTFSGNFTSFTFVDILPGIGALIGAYVSGATIRLLRRGGYKMF; encoded by the coding sequence ATGAATTCAGACGTTAATATTTTGCAGTTGATTATTGCGACTGTATTATTCTTCGTGATGATGTTCGGGATCGGGTTTATTTTGAATATGCTGCTCAAAACGACCTTCTTTCCGATTTACTTATTTATTATCGTTCTGGTACCGGTCTTTATATGGCAAACCTGGGACGACACGAAGACGTTCAGCGGCAATTTCACGTCCTTTACGTTTGTCGATATTTTGCCGGGCATCGGCGCGCTGATCGGCGCTTATGTCAGCGGAGCGACGATTCGGCTGCTTCGCCGCGGCGGCTACAAAATGTTCTAG
- the hemQ gene encoding hydrogen peroxide-dependent heme synthase, with translation MSEAAQTLEGWYALHDFRTIDWMAWTAAEEAERQMALDDLHSFLKEWQSIEDNKQGSTAFYSIVGQKADFVLMHLRETLEELNAIENAFNKSAFAQFTIPAHSYVSIVELSNYMAQPGTDPMQNPDILARLKPILPKWNHICFYPMNKRRSGSDNWYMLSMDERRTMMRSHGMIGRTYAGKVKQIITGSVGFDNWEWGVTLFAEDALQFKKLVYEMRFDEVSARFGDFGDFYVGNRLTEEKLSELFNV, from the coding sequence ATGAGTGAAGCGGCCCAAACACTGGAAGGCTGGTATGCGCTGCATGATTTCCGCACCATCGATTGGATGGCTTGGACGGCGGCGGAGGAAGCGGAGCGCCAAATGGCCCTCGATGACCTCCATTCGTTCCTGAAAGAATGGCAGTCGATCGAAGATAACAAGCAAGGCAGCACGGCGTTCTATTCCATCGTCGGACAAAAAGCGGATTTCGTGCTCATGCACCTGCGCGAGACGCTCGAAGAGCTGAATGCCATCGAGAACGCGTTCAACAAATCGGCGTTCGCGCAATTCACGATCCCGGCTCACTCGTACGTGAGCATCGTCGAGCTTAGCAATTACATGGCTCAGCCGGGCACGGATCCGATGCAAAATCCGGATATTCTCGCAAGACTGAAGCCGATCCTGCCAAAATGGAACCATATCTGCTTCTACCCGATGAACAAGCGCCGCTCGGGCAGCGACAACTGGTACATGCTGTCCATGGACGAGCGCCGTACGATGATGCGCAGCCACGGCATGATCGGCCGCACGTACGCGGGCAAAGTGAAACAAATCATTACCGGTTCCGTCGGCTTCGACAACTGGGAATGGGGCGTTACGCTGTTCGCGGAAGACGCGCTGCAATTCAAGAAGCTCGTGTATGAAATGCGCTTCGACGAAGTAAGCGCGCGTTTCGGCGATTTCGGCGACTTCTACGTCGGCAACCGCCTGACGGAAGAGAAGCTTTCCGAGCTGTTCAACGTTTAA
- a CDS encoding NAD(P)/FAD-dependent oxidoreductase has translation MSNIPKIVILGAGYGGILTALRLQKELNYNEADVTLVNKHDYHYFTTHLHMPAAGTDKTENARVSISKLIDEFKIDFVKSTVVQIRTQDKKVILEDGTLSYDYLVIGLGGEPETFGIPGMLEHAMNIRSINSVRLIREHIEYQFARYKREPHRTDYLTFVVGGAGFTGIEFVGELADRIPELCKQNDVDPSLVKIYNVEAAPSALPGFDPELVEYAMQVLTKKGVTFRIGTAIKECTPDGVVVGDNEEIRSATVVWAAGVRGNRLIEEAGIETMRGRVKVDEFLRVPGHENISVVGDNSLMFNPEGRPYPPTAQIAMQQGVVCAHNLVASIRNQPQKKFEFKNKGTVASLGKGEAVGLAFGKKYKGRVAAWLKKAIDIRYLYIIGGIPLVVRKGKFL, from the coding sequence ATGAGCAACATACCTAAAATTGTTATCTTGGGTGCCGGTTACGGCGGTATCCTGACAGCGCTCCGGCTTCAGAAAGAACTAAACTATAACGAAGCCGACGTTACGCTCGTCAACAAGCACGACTATCATTATTTCACCACTCATCTGCATATGCCCGCCGCTGGAACGGACAAGACAGAAAATGCGCGCGTGAGCATCTCGAAGCTGATCGATGAGTTCAAAATCGATTTCGTAAAATCAACCGTCGTGCAAATCCGGACGCAGGATAAGAAGGTTATCCTCGAGGATGGCACGCTTTCCTATGATTATCTCGTTATCGGACTCGGCGGCGAGCCCGAGACGTTCGGCATTCCAGGCATGCTGGAACACGCCATGAATATCCGCAGCATCAACTCGGTGCGCTTGATCCGCGAGCATATCGAATATCAGTTCGCGCGTTACAAACGCGAGCCGCACCGCACGGACTACCTGACTTTTGTCGTCGGCGGCGCAGGATTTACGGGCATCGAATTCGTCGGCGAGCTGGCGGACCGCATTCCGGAGCTTTGCAAACAGAACGACGTGGATCCGTCCCTCGTCAAAATCTACAACGTGGAAGCCGCGCCTTCGGCACTTCCCGGCTTTGATCCCGAGCTCGTGGAGTACGCGATGCAAGTGCTGACGAAGAAAGGCGTTACTTTCCGCATCGGAACGGCCATCAAAGAATGTACGCCGGACGGCGTCGTTGTCGGGGATAACGAAGAAATCCGCTCCGCTACCGTCGTTTGGGCTGCCGGCGTTCGAGGCAATCGCCTGATCGAGGAAGCGGGCATCGAAACGATGCGCGGACGCGTGAAGGTCGATGAATTCCTGCGCGTTCCCGGCCACGAGAACATCTCCGTAGTCGGCGACAACTCGTTGATGTTCAATCCCGAAGGCCGTCCATATCCGCCAACCGCTCAAATCGCGATGCAGCAAGGCGTCGTGTGCGCGCACAATCTTGTGGCGTCCATCCGTAACCAGCCGCAGAAGAAATTCGAATTTAAGAACAAAGGCACGGTTGCTTCCTTGGGTAAAGGCGAAGCGGTAGGCTTGGCGTTCGGCAAGAAATACAAGGGCAGAGTCGCTGCTTGGTTGAAAAAAGCAATCGATATCCGTTATCTCTACATCATCGGCGGCATTCCGCTCGTGGTCCGTAAAGGCAAGTTCCTATAA
- a CDS encoding NAD(P)/FAD-dependent oxidoreductase, with translation MSSSPASPQVDIAIIGGGPAGMFAAFYGGMRQASVKMIESMPQLGGQLAALYPEKHIYDVAGFPKITAGELVEQLKKQMDHFKPEIHLEEKVLEVVKRDERDFAVVTDKTTHYAKSVIITAGVGAFEPRRLELDGAARFEKSNLHYFISDLSQFKDRHVIVSGGGDSAVDWSLMLEPIAASVTLIHRRDKFRAHEHSVENLLKSSVQVMTPYELTALQGMDRIESITLQHVKTAETKQLAVDAVIVNFGFVSSLGPISEWGLDIDNGSILVDSRMETSISGIFAAGDITTYPGKLKLIAVGFGEAPTAINNAKVYVDPTAKLSPGHSSSMKL, from the coding sequence TTGTCCAGCTCTCCTGCTTCCCCTCAAGTCGATATCGCGATAATCGGCGGCGGCCCTGCCGGCATGTTCGCCGCATTCTACGGCGGCATGCGCCAAGCTTCCGTTAAAATGATCGAGAGCATGCCGCAGCTAGGCGGTCAGCTCGCAGCGCTTTACCCGGAAAAGCATATCTATGACGTTGCCGGCTTTCCTAAGATAACGGCGGGCGAGCTCGTCGAACAATTAAAGAAGCAAATGGACCATTTCAAGCCCGAGATTCATCTGGAGGAGAAGGTGCTCGAGGTCGTGAAGCGGGACGAGCGCGACTTTGCCGTCGTCACCGACAAAACGACGCATTATGCGAAATCCGTTATCATTACCGCCGGGGTCGGAGCGTTTGAGCCTCGCCGCCTAGAGCTCGACGGAGCCGCCCGCTTCGAGAAGAGCAACCTGCATTACTTCATCAGCGATCTCAGCCAATTCAAGGACCGGCATGTCATCGTCAGCGGCGGCGGCGATTCGGCCGTCGATTGGTCGCTCATGCTCGAGCCGATCGCGGCAAGCGTGACGCTCATTCATCGCCGCGACAAATTCAGGGCGCACGAGCACAGCGTCGAGAATCTGCTGAAGTCCAGCGTCCAAGTCATGACCCCCTATGAGCTGACCGCCTTGCAGGGAATGGACCGCATCGAAAGCATCACGCTCCAGCATGTCAAGACAGCGGAGACGAAGCAGCTCGCCGTCGACGCCGTCATCGTTAATTTCGGGTTCGTCTCTTCGCTTGGGCCGATCTCCGAATGGGGACTTGATATCGATAACGGCTCCATCCTCGTTGATTCACGCATGGAAACCAGCATCTCGGGCATCTTCGCGGCCGGCGATATCACGACGTATCCCGGCAAGCTGAAACTGATTGCCGTCGGATTCGGCGAGGCACCGACCGCCATCAACAACGCGAAGGTATACGTCGATCCTACGGCCAAGCTTTCTCCGGGGCACAGCAGCAGCATGAAGCTGTAA
- the sda gene encoding sporulation histidine kinase inhibitor Sda, giving the protein MQQLSDELLLDAYIAANKYNLEPEFIEMLKAELIRRQISPDAYRNTA; this is encoded by the coding sequence ATGCAACAGCTGTCTGATGAGTTGCTGCTCGATGCTTATATTGCCGCTAATAAATATAATTTGGAACCAGAATTTATTGAAATGCTGAAGGCGGAATTAATTCGCAGACAGATCAGTCCGGACGCCTATCGGAATACTGCGTAG
- a CDS encoding YheC/YheD family protein — MTDEIGRQLASKWAKTEALLSHAQIAPHIPPTRMFTKDNLSSMLSQHSMVVIKPVKGAGGHGVIKVSREGGSYKYTYYSKTNRFQSFDGLYQSLNARRGNRRYLIQKGIRLATIAGRPIDYRVKYVKQPAGNWSITAIVGRLAKPGLFVTNICRGGTLLSGSEGIRRSFSSAKVGPKKREMRMLTQLSTQVLEGRFPGIGQLGFDYGIDTNGKIWIFEVNTRPQ, encoded by the coding sequence ATGACAGACGAAATTGGGAGACAGCTGGCAAGCAAATGGGCGAAGACGGAGGCACTCCTGTCGCATGCGCAGATCGCGCCGCATATCCCGCCGACTCGGATGTTCACGAAGGACAATTTGAGCAGCATGTTGAGCCAGCATAGCATGGTTGTCATCAAGCCGGTTAAGGGAGCGGGCGGCCATGGGGTCATCAAGGTATCGCGTGAAGGAGGCAGCTACAAGTACACGTATTATTCGAAAACGAACCGGTTCCAGAGCTTCGACGGACTCTACCAATCGCTGAATGCCAGACGCGGCAATCGCCGTTATCTGATTCAGAAAGGAATCCGTCTGGCGACGATCGCCGGCAGGCCGATCGATTATCGCGTGAAATACGTGAAGCAGCCCGCAGGAAATTGGAGCATTACCGCGATCGTAGGCCGTCTGGCTAAGCCAGGTTTATTCGTGACGAATATTTGCCGCGGCGGTACGTTATTAAGCGGCTCCGAGGGGATTCGCCGTTCATTCTCCAGCGCGAAAGTCGGACCCAAGAAGAGGGAAATGCGCATGCTTACGCAGTTGTCGACGCAGGTGTTGGAAGGCCGCTTCCCCGGAATCGGACAGCTGGGCTTCGACTATGGCATCGATACGAACGGGAAAATATGGATCTTCGAGGTCAATACGAGGCCGCAATAA